CGACACGCAGGTCGTCCACGAGCGCGAGGACCCGACCGTGATGGGTGGGGTCGTCGAGAGCAGCCGCGAGGCGTACGAGATGGCCGAGCGGGGGCCCGACGACATCGACGTGGCCGAACTCCACGACATGTTCACGATCCTCGAATTCCTCCAGAGCGAGGACCTGGGGTTCTTCGAGAAGGGAGAGGGCTGGAAGGCCGTCGAGGAGGGCGTCACCGACAGGGATGGTGACCTCCCGATCAACACCTCCGGCGGGCTGAAGTCGAAGGGCCACCCCCTCGGGGCGAGCGGCGTCGCACAGATCTACGAGATATACCAGCAGATCCGTGGCGAGGCGGGTCCCCGACAGGTCGAGGCCGACGTCGGCCTCGTGTGTAACGTCGGTGGCTTCGGCAACTGCGTACTCACCGCGATCGTGGAGGGTCCACAATGAAGGCAACCAAGTACGACGACGGCACGATCACGTATCCCGGTCACCCCGTGGGGCCGGAGGGCGGCGAACGGGTAGAAGAGATCGACCTCACCGAGCGAGTGGGTGAAATCGTCACGTGGACGACCTCGACGGCGACCCCGCCGGGAATCCGACAGCCCAACCACCTCGCGATCGTCGAGTTCGAGGTTGAGGGCCAGTCGGTCCGCGCGCTCGGTCAACTCACCACCGACGCGGTCGAGATCGGCGACGAAGTGCGACCCGTCTACGTCGACGAACTCAGGGAACCGGGAGCCGGGATCCGCGAACCCGAGAGCCAGGAGTGGGACGGCTATCGGTTCGAGCCCACCGGGTGAGAACTCCCGTCCGAACCGTTGGCCCGAACGGAAGGGGAGAGCCGACCGGGTGAGCGCGGTTACTCGTCGGTCGACTCGTCCGCGCCGGTCCCGTTTTCGTCGCCGTTCTCGGTCGCGTCGTCCCCGTCCAGTTCCGCGCGGATCGAGTCGAGTTCGTCCTCGACGTCGATCGTCACGCCCTCGCTCGTCGTCGAGCCCTCGGCGCCCGAGGTACGCCCGCGGGTACGATACCGTTGCCCCTCGCGCTCGGCCTCCTCGATCCGATCCGCGATCTCCTCCCGGAGCCGGCGGGCGTCCTCGAGGATGTCGCGCTCGTCGCCGTCAGGGGGCAGGGTATCGCCCCGCGTGGCCTCCTGGAGGTCGTCGAGGACGGCGTCGAGTCGGTCGAGGCTCCGGCGGCTCAGATCCTCGGCTCGCTCGCGGGTGCGCTCCGCCCCCTCGCCCGCGGCCCGTCCGGTGTCCGCGAGGCGCAGCGCCTCCTGGAGCAGTTCGAGCGCGCGGACGTTCGCCTCCAGCACCGCGATGGCCGTCGGGATCGCCTGCCGGTCGGCGAAGCGAACCAGTTCGCCCGGCGTCGGCGGCCGGGGTAGCCCGCCCGGTCCACGAGGGGGTCGCGGCTCGATCTCCCGGCGGAGCTCCTCGAGCGAGCGCTGGAGCTCGTCGACGCGCTCCTCTAGGTCGTCGTCGCGTGTCATACCCCTCCTTGGGGTGGCGACCGGAAAAAGGGTCGAGTCAGAACGCCCGGTCGTACTGGACGGGCGGTTCCACGTCGACGCCGAGTTCGCGCGCGGCGTGCAACGCGAAGTAGGGATTACGGAGGTGTTTCCGCCCGACGATCGCGAGGTCCGCGCGCCCCTCCCGGATCAGCGAGTCGGCCTGCTCGGCCCCCGTGATCCCGCCGACCGCGCCCACCGCGATCCCCGAGGCGGTCTCCTCGCGGATCCGCTCCGCGAGCGGGAGCTGACCGACCGACCCCTCCTCGGGCAACTGTTGGTCGGGGTGGATCCCGCCGCTCGAGACGTCGATCAGGTCCGCGCCGACCCCGGCGAGCGCGTCGGCCAGTTCGACCGACTCCTCGATCGTCCAGGAGTTCCGATCGGGCAGCCAGTCGGTCCCCGAAATTCGCACGAAGACCGGCTTCTCGTCGGGCCAGACCTCCCGGACGGCCTCGGTGACCTGCCGGACCAGTCGGGTCCGGTTCTCGAAGTCACCCCCATATTCGTCGTCGCGGTCGTTCGTGACCGGCGAGAGGAACTCGTGGAGCAGGTAGCCGTGGGCGGCGTGGACCTCCGCGACCTCGAAGCCCGCATCCAGCGCGCGTTCGGCGGCCTCGCGGTAGTCGGCGACGAACTCCTCGATGTCGGCCTGCGTCATCGCGCGCTGGGCGGGTGCCTCGTCGTCGTAGGGCCAGGCCGTCTCGTTCGGGGCGAGCACCTCCCAGCCGCCCTCCGCGGGCGAGAGAGGCTCGCTCCCCTCCCACGGCCGGGTCTTGCTCGCCTTCCGGCCCGCGTGGGCGAGTTGGATCGCCGGAACGCCGCCCTGCTCGGCGATGAACTCGGCGATCGGCGCGAGCGCCTCGCGGTGCTCGTCGCTCCAGATCCCCAGATCCTCGGGCGTGATCCGGCCCTCGGGCGAGACGGCCGTCGCCTCGGTCATGACGACGCCCGCGCCGCCGACGGCCCGCGAGCCCAGGTGGACGCGGTGCCACTCGGTGGCGATCCCGTCGCCCTCCTCACAGGAGTACTGACACATCGGCGAGACC
The DNA window shown above is from Halalkalicoccus sp. NIPERK01 and carries:
- a CDS encoding NADH:flavin oxidoreductase/NADH oxidase, whose protein sequence is MTADLFSPLSLRETKIPNRLMVSPMCQYSCEEGDGIATEWHRVHLGSRAVGGAGVVMTEATAVSPEGRITPEDLGIWSDEHREALAPIAEFIAEQGGVPAIQLAHAGRKASKTRPWEGSEPLSPAEGGWEVLAPNETAWPYDDEAPAQRAMTQADIEEFVADYREAAERALDAGFEVAEVHAAHGYLLHEFLSPVTNDRDDEYGGDFENRTRLVRQVTEAVREVWPDEKPVFVRISGTDWLPDRNSWTIEESVELADALAGVGADLIDVSSGGIHPDQQLPEEGSVGQLPLAERIREETASGIAVGAVGGITGAEQADSLIREGRADLAIVGRKHLRNPYFALHAARELGVDVEPPVQYDRAF
- a CDS encoding Zn-ribbon domain-containing OB-fold protein — protein: MKATKYDDGTITYPGHPVGPEGGERVEEIDLTERVGEIVTWTTSTATPPGIRQPNHLAIVEFEVEGQSVRALGQLTTDAVEIGDEVRPVYVDELREPGAGIREPESQEWDGYRFEPTG